In a genomic window of Synergistaceae bacterium:
- a CDS encoding pyridoxamine 5'-phosphate oxidase family protein: MKEVLEFLQKSKVFFLATSENNVPHVRPMGFIMECGGKLAFMTDNTMALCKQLAANPKVEITAIDENMNTLRISGTVKFATTPETQKKVLEVMPALAKSYSVGDGKLEVFYLDEGCATCSTMAGEKKELSL; encoded by the coding sequence ATGAAAGAAGTATTAGAATTTCTCCAGAAGTCAAAAGTATTTTTCCTTGCAACATCAGAAAATAACGTCCCTCACGTCCGTCCTATGGGCTTTATCATGGAATGCGGCGGCAAATTAGCTTTTATGACCGACAACACTATGGCACTATGCAAGCAATTAGCAGCTAATCCTAAAGTCGAAATCACAGCCATTGACGAAAATATGAACACTCTTAGAATTTCCGGGACTGTGAAATTTGCAACGACACCGGAGACTCAGAAAAAAGTTCTTGAAGTTATGCCCGCGCTTGCAAAAAGTTATTCAGTAGGTGACGGAAAACTCGAAGTATTTTATCTAGATGAAGGGTGCGCAACTTGTTCAACAATGGCCGGCGAGAAAAAAGAATTATCGCTATAA
- a CDS encoding MBL fold metallo-hydrolase — protein MKFKAVKLFEGGEFGEDFLFGGENKSDGNPEKKYPGSLQNFLIDTGNEVILVDTGFAPGTPFKGYTKINDYIPALETAGYKPEQVTKILVTHKHPDHTGELKSFPNAKIYIGPEDADALKLTGNNIIRCEYTDGAYKNFEHCQKIADGVYFIKARGHTKGNSIVIAENDGKYYMFHGDVTYVDAALHANKLSIIFEDLEAARDTLNRVREFVKNNPTVYLSTHTPEGVTNLEQDLIMKLD, from the coding sequence ATGAAATTTAAGGCTGTAAAACTATTCGAGGGCGGGGAATTCGGCGAAGATTTCCTGTTCGGCGGAGAAAACAAGAGCGACGGCAATCCTGAAAAAAAATATCCCGGGAGTCTTCAAAATTTCTTGATCGACACGGGCAATGAAGTAATCTTAGTTGATACAGGTTTTGCGCCCGGGACTCCTTTTAAGGGGTATACTAAAATTAATGACTATATACCAGCACTCGAAACAGCCGGATATAAGCCCGAGCAGGTTACAAAAATTTTAGTAACTCATAAGCACCCCGATCACACCGGCGAATTAAAGAGTTTTCCGAACGCAAAAATTTATATCGGCCCTGAAGATGCAGACGCTTTGAAATTGACCGGCAATAATATAATACGCTGCGAATACACCGACGGAGCTTATAAAAATTTTGAACACTGCCAGAAAATAGCCGACGGAGTTTATTTCATTAAGGCACGGGGACACACTAAGGGCAATAGTATCGTAATAGCCGAGAATGACGGAAAATATTACATGTTTCACGGTGATGTTACATACGTTGATGCGGCACTCCACGCGAATAAATTATCAATCATATTTGAAGATTTAGAGGCCGCCCGCGATACTCTTAACAGAGTCCGTGAATTCGTGAAAAATAATCCGACCGTTTATTTATCGACTCATACGCCTGAAGGAGTTACGAATTTAGAGCAGGATTTAATCATGAAACTTGATTAA
- a CDS encoding nitroreductase family protein yields the protein MEFEKVLTHRVSTRKYNDKMPDDESIQKIIDSALLAPIVHWHKLHLSVVTNQDAMKLADDAAAEIFAAPDTPVKMPRPYLYNAPVWIILSGKIYNENENPQAHLMNINLFWNVGSIIENMELQATNLGLASCGINTTVVAMRNRPDVRKALGIPDGYDALASVIVGYSDSPLPERKVKPEFIPVSYDKVNFYHGFQKQAI from the coding sequence ATGGAATTCGAGAAAGTTTTAACGCATAGAGTCTCGACCCGCAAATATAATGACAAAATGCCCGATGACGAGTCAATACAGAAAATTATCGACTCGGCTTTGTTAGCTCCGATTGTGCACTGGCATAAATTGCACTTGAGTGTAGTTACTAATCAGGACGCTATGAAACTTGCAGACGATGCAGCGGCCGAAATTTTTGCAGCTCCTGACACTCCCGTGAAGATGCCCCGCCCGTATCTATATAATGCGCCTGTATGGATAATTTTATCGGGCAAAATCTATAACGAGAACGAGAACCCGCAAGCACACTTAATGAATATTAATTTATTCTGGAACGTAGGCTCAATTATTGAGAATATGGAATTGCAGGCTACAAATTTAGGGCTCGCCAGCTGCGGAATCAATACGACCGTTGTAGCAATGAGGAATCGCCCCGACGTGAGAAAAGCTCTGGGAATTCCCGACGGTTATGATGCTCTTGCGTCTGTTATAGTGGGATATTCTGACTCGCCCTTGCCTGAACGCAAAGTAAAGCCGGAATTTATCCCGGTGTCATATGATAAGGTAAATTTTTATCATGGATTTCAGAAGCAAGCAATATGA